A window of the Comamonas sp. Y33R10-2 genome harbors these coding sequences:
- a CDS encoding YqaA family protein, which translates to MQAWIHQLLQWLALPELGLSTVFIVALISATLLPLGSEPVVAALVSANPSLFWPAILVATAGNTIGGAISWWMGLAAHQAWNKARKLRHNSDSAAPPKNTTFNQSRWHRVARYWLRKYGAKACLLSWLPIVGDPLCAVAGWLRLPFWPCVFYMAIGKFMRYLLMTAGLHQLFLRFF; encoded by the coding sequence ATGCAAGCGTGGATTCATCAATTACTACAGTGGCTCGCCCTGCCTGAGCTAGGCCTGAGCACGGTTTTTATCGTCGCCCTGATTTCAGCTACTTTGCTGCCGCTGGGGTCCGAGCCCGTGGTTGCCGCGCTTGTCTCAGCCAACCCTTCGCTTTTTTGGCCTGCCATTTTGGTGGCCACCGCAGGCAACACCATTGGCGGCGCAATTAGCTGGTGGATGGGGCTTGCAGCCCACCAAGCCTGGAACAAGGCCCGCAAGCTACGCCACAACAGCGACTCGGCTGCGCCCCCCAAAAACACCACATTCAACCAATCACGCTGGCACCGCGTAGCCCGCTATTGGCTGCGCAAATACGGCGCCAAAGCCTGCTTGCTCAGTTGGCTACCCATTGTGGGCGACCCGCTGTGCGCCGTCGCTGGCTGGTTGCGCCTGCCGTTTTGGCCCTGCGTGTTCTATATGGCGATTGGCAAATTCATGCGCTATTTGCTGATGACTGCCGGACTGCATCAACTGTTTTTGCGCTTCTTTTAG
- a CDS encoding M15 family metallopeptidase: protein MASSSQLITRKMALLSKSAGLTVALILIAGCAQNMGAGALLNSKPIASKVAADLVPLATLAPGIKQDMRYVTKHNFMGRPIAGYEAGVCWLSRPAAESLAAVQKELASQGLALKVFDCYRPQAAVDDFVRWGRDMGDQVNKDMYYPRVAKSELFKRGYIAEKSGHSRASTVDLTLVVVNSQRASKLAHGPLADGIEVDMGTPFDMFDEQSHTDNAQQSPDVQHNRRWLRSLMQRHGWKNLPEEWWHYTLVSEPYPDQYFEVPVRKN, encoded by the coding sequence ATGGCTTCTAGTTCCCAGTTAATCACGAGAAAAATGGCATTGCTGAGCAAGTCAGCAGGCCTGACAGTTGCTTTGATTTTGATAGCTGGTTGTGCGCAGAACATGGGCGCTGGAGCATTATTGAATTCAAAACCGATAGCCAGCAAAGTAGCTGCAGATCTGGTGCCGTTGGCAACGCTGGCGCCGGGGATCAAACAAGACATGCGCTATGTCACCAAGCACAACTTCATGGGTCGCCCCATTGCAGGTTATGAGGCGGGAGTGTGCTGGTTGAGCCGCCCCGCAGCCGAGTCTTTGGCGGCAGTGCAAAAAGAGTTGGCGAGTCAGGGGCTCGCTCTCAAGGTCTTCGATTGCTACCGTCCGCAGGCCGCTGTAGATGACTTTGTGCGCTGGGGCCGCGATATGGGCGATCAGGTCAACAAAGACATGTACTACCCGCGCGTGGCCAAGAGCGAGTTGTTCAAACGCGGCTATATTGCCGAAAAATCGGGTCACAGTCGCGCTAGTACGGTGGATTTGACGCTGGTGGTGGTGAACTCTCAGCGCGCTAGCAAGCTGGCGCATGGCCCACTGGCTGATGGTATTGAGGTGGATATGGGCACGCCCTTCGATATGTTTGACGAGCAGTCGCATACCGATAATGCCCAGCAATCCCCAGATGTGCAGCACAACCGCCGCTGGCTGCGCAGCTTGATGCAGCGCCATGGCTGGAAGAATCTGCCCGAGGAATGGTGGCACTACACCTTGGTCAGTGAGCCTTATCCCGATCAGTACTTTGAGGTGCCGGTGCGCAAAAACTGA
- the dusB gene encoding tRNA dihydrouridine synthase DusB, translated as MPALHIGHIPLANRLFVAPMAGVTDRPFRQLCKALGAGYAVSEMVTSRKDLWNSLKTSRRANHEGEPGPISVQIAGTEAQMMAEAAIYNIERGAQIIDINMGCPAKKVCNKWAGSALMQNEPLAVEIAQAVVEAARPFNVPVTLKMRTGWCDEHKNAIALARQFEDVGIQMLTVHGRTREQGYKGFAEYDTIAAVKQAVNVLVVANGDITSPEKARDVLAYTGADAIMVGRAAQGRPWIFREIGHFLATGEHLAPPLVSELRSLLLEHLQDHYSLYGEGTGVRSARKHIAWYLRALPGGEAFRKHINTIEDCAVQWQAVADYLEALGQQMDRIPAATAAAEDSSELEEPTEMTA; from the coding sequence ATGCCCGCCCTGCACATTGGTCATATTCCATTGGCAAATCGTCTGTTTGTTGCTCCCATGGCGGGAGTGACGGACAGACCGTTTCGTCAATTGTGCAAGGCCTTGGGCGCAGGTTATGCCGTCAGCGAGATGGTGACTAGCCGCAAAGATCTTTGGAACAGCCTGAAAACCAGCCGCCGCGCCAATCACGAAGGCGAGCCCGGGCCGATTTCGGTTCAGATCGCTGGTACTGAGGCGCAAATGATGGCCGAAGCCGCCATCTACAACATCGAACGCGGCGCGCAGATCATTGATATCAACATGGGTTGCCCGGCCAAGAAGGTCTGCAACAAATGGGCTGGTTCCGCCTTGATGCAAAACGAGCCCTTGGCTGTGGAAATTGCCCAAGCGGTGGTCGAAGCGGCTCGCCCCTTTAACGTGCCTGTCACGCTGAAGATGCGCACCGGCTGGTGTGATGAGCACAAAAATGCCATCGCCCTGGCGCGTCAGTTTGAAGATGTGGGCATTCAAATGCTCACCGTTCATGGCCGCACGCGCGAGCAAGGCTACAAAGGCTTTGCCGAGTACGACACGATTGCTGCCGTCAAGCAGGCAGTGAATGTGCTCGTGGTGGCCAATGGCGATATCACCAGCCCCGAAAAAGCCCGCGATGTGCTGGCCTATACCGGTGCGGACGCCATTATGGTTGGCCGCGCAGCGCAGGGGCGGCCATGGATTTTTCGCGAGATAGGTCATTTTTTGGCCACAGGCGAGCATCTAGCGCCGCCTTTGGTCAGTGAGTTGCGCAGCCTGCTGCTTGAGCATCTGCAAGATCACTACAGCCTGTATGGCGAGGGGACCGGCGTGCGCAGCGCCCGCAAGCATATTGCGTGGTATCTGCGTGCTCTGCCGGGTGGGGAAGCGTTCAGAAAACATATCAACACTATTGAGGACTGTGCGGTGCAATGGCAGGCCGTTGCCGATTATCTGGAGGCCTTGGGCCAGCAGATGGATCGGATACCGGCTGCCACCGCCGCTGCTGAGGACAGCAGCGAGCTGGAAGAACCGACAGAAATGACTGCATGA
- a CDS encoding Fis family transcriptional regulator, with translation MSNQNLEQVVRASLEGYFRDLEGETPANVYDMVIRLVEKPLLEVVMAQADSNQSRAAEWLGLNRNTLRKKLVDHQLL, from the coding sequence ATGAGCAATCAGAATTTAGAACAAGTCGTGCGCGCTAGCCTTGAGGGCTACTTTCGTGATCTCGAAGGCGAAACACCGGCCAATGTTTATGACATGGTGATTCGCCTTGTGGAAAAGCCACTGCTCGAAGTGGTGATGGCTCAAGCCGATAGCAACCAATCACGTGCTGCTGAATGGTTGGGCTTGAACCGCAACACCCTGCGCAAAAAGCTGGTTGATCACCAGCTGCTCTGA
- the purH gene encoding bifunctional phosphoribosylaminoimidazolecarboxamide formyltransferase/IMP cyclohydrolase, with protein MKALISVSDKTGIVEFAQALHALGVQLLSTGGTAKLLADKGLPVTEVAEVTQFPEMLDGRVKTLHPMVHGGLLARRDTPAHMAALKEHGIETIDLLVVNLYPFEATVAKAGCTLADAIENIDIGGPAMVRSAAKNWADVGVITAADQYDAVLAELKTAGKLSNKLRFEMSVAAFNRISQYDGAISDYLSSVKFEDEKLSEEYVPTRDLFPGQSNSQFVKIQDLRYGENSHQQAAWYRDLYPAPGSLATGVQLQGKELSYNNIADADAAWECVKSFDVPACVIVKHANPCGVAIGKDAHESYAKAFQTDPTSAFGGIIAFNRPVDKAAAEAVSKQFVEVLMAPAFSAEALEIFKSKVNVRLMTIALPAGGATDWDNGRNAVESKRIGSGLLLQTSDNHELTLADLKVVTVKQPTPEELNDLLFAWNVAKFVKSNAIVFCKNGMTMGVGAGQMSRLDSARIASIKAEAAKLSLQNTVVASDAFFPFRDGLDVVVDAGATCVAQPGGSMRDQEVIDAANERGVAMVFTGVRHFRH; from the coding sequence ATGAAAGCTCTGATCTCCGTCTCTGACAAGACCGGTATCGTCGAATTTGCGCAGGCCCTGCACGCCCTCGGTGTGCAACTGCTGTCTACCGGTGGCACTGCCAAGCTGCTGGCCGACAAGGGTCTGCCCGTGACCGAAGTCGCTGAAGTCACCCAGTTCCCCGAGATGCTCGATGGCCGCGTCAAGACCCTGCATCCCATGGTGCACGGTGGCCTGCTGGCGCGCCGCGACACACCTGCCCACATGGCAGCGCTCAAGGAACATGGCATCGAGACTATCGACCTGCTGGTCGTCAACCTCTACCCCTTTGAAGCTACCGTGGCCAAGGCTGGTTGCACGCTGGCTGACGCTATCGAGAACATCGACATCGGTGGCCCGGCCATGGTGCGCTCTGCTGCCAAGAACTGGGCCGACGTGGGCGTGATTACCGCCGCTGACCAGTACGACGCCGTTCTGGCCGAGCTCAAGACCGCCGGCAAGCTGAGCAACAAGCTGCGCTTTGAAATGTCTGTGGCTGCGTTCAACCGCATCAGCCAGTACGACGGCGCCATCAGCGACTACCTGTCTTCGGTGAAGTTTGAAGACGAAAAGCTGAGCGAAGAATACGTGCCAACGCGTGACCTGTTCCCCGGTCAGAGCAACAGCCAGTTCGTTAAGATTCAAGACCTGCGCTACGGTGAAAACAGCCACCAGCAAGCCGCTTGGTACCGCGACCTGTACCCCGCACCCGGCTCGCTGGCCACGGGCGTGCAGCTGCAAGGCAAGGAACTGAGCTACAACAACATCGCTGACGCTGATGCTGCTTGGGAATGCGTCAAGAGCTTTGACGTGCCCGCTTGCGTGATCGTCAAGCACGCCAACCCTTGCGGCGTGGCGATTGGCAAAGATGCGCACGAGTCGTATGCCAAGGCCTTCCAGACCGACCCCACCAGCGCGTTCGGCGGCATCATTGCCTTCAACCGCCCTGTGGATAAGGCCGCTGCTGAAGCGGTGTCCAAGCAGTTCGTTGAAGTGCTGATGGCTCCTGCGTTCAGCGCCGAAGCGCTGGAAATCTTCAAGTCCAAGGTCAACGTGCGCCTGATGACGATTGCTCTGCCCGCTGGCGGCGCAACCGACTGGGACAACGGCCGCAACGCGGTCGAATCCAAGCGCATTGGTTCTGGCCTGCTGCTGCAAACCTCGGACAACCACGAGCTGACACTGGCTGATTTGAAGGTCGTGACCGTCAAGCAGCCTACGCCTGAAGAGTTGAACGACCTGCTGTTTGCCTGGAACGTGGCCAAGTTCGTCAAGTCCAACGCTATCGTTTTCTGCAAAAACGGCATGACAATGGGCGTGGGTGCTGGCCAAATGTCGCGTCTGGACTCGGCACGCATTGCCTCCATCAAGGCAGAAGCGGCCAAGCTGTCGCTGCAGAACACTGTTGTCGCGTCGGATGCGTTCTTCCCCTTCCGCGATGGTCTGGATGTGGTGGTTGATGCAGGCGCAACTTGCGTGGCCCAACCCGGCGGCTCCATGCGCGATCAGGAAGTGATTGATGCGGCGAACGAGCGTGGTGTGGCCATGGTATTCACCGGCGTGCGCCACTTCCGCCATTAA
- a CDS encoding c-type cytochrome — MTNPIDDEENYPPKPRWIAWLIGLVMLASALGVANIGWRIMRVSSAEQAADHIVSIKPELAAARKLVEGSDCMRCHGWDRTYVGPSFVDISLKYNLRRDTDAFQYLAGKIRSGSVGVWGNVIMPRHPQISEADAQQMARWVMAAEPASK; from the coding sequence ATGACTAATCCCATCGACGACGAAGAAAACTACCCGCCCAAACCGCGCTGGATTGCTTGGCTGATTGGACTGGTGATGCTGGCTAGTGCTTTGGGCGTGGCCAATATTGGCTGGCGCATCATGCGGGTCAGCTCGGCGGAGCAGGCTGCGGACCATATCGTCTCCATCAAACCCGAGTTGGCTGCTGCGCGTAAGCTGGTGGAAGGCTCGGATTGCATGCGTTGCCATGGCTGGGATCGCACCTATGTGGGTCCTTCGTTTGTGGATATTTCGCTGAAGTACAATCTGCGGCGCGATACGGATGCTTTTCAATATCTGGCGGGCAAGATTCGCAGCGGTAGCGTGGGTGTATGGGGCAATGTGATCATGCCGCGCCACCCTCAGATCAGCGAGGCGGATGCACAGCAGATGGCCCGCTGGGTCATGGCGGCAGAGCCTGCCAGCAAATAA
- a CDS encoding APC family permease, producing the protein MQWLKTKTIEQALADSDEPGRQLQRTLGVFDLMILGLAVAVGAGIFSVGARAAGSFAGPAVIFSFLLAAATCALAIMCYAEFASAVPVTGSAYTYTYLTLGEGLAWIIGWNLLLEMISAAAVLAKYWGIYLSAVFSTAGLDISQTIELGSISLNWGPFFVVTAFTALLIAGTQVSAKVNNVFTIIKLAITVFVIVVGFTYMNTDNFTPFIPAAQPPVVAHGVTADMWGQPMLAWMFGAAPSQYGWLGVVSGASLVFFAFLGFDVVATSAEEVKDPQRTLPRGILGGLALVTVLYILVTLALTGMVPYTELAKAENPSLATAFVAVGAGWAAQVISVGVLIGMTTVVMVLLMGSSRVLLALCRDGLLPRSWGVTSATRKTPVRLQLAVGVVVALLAGFTKVELLEEMINIGTLSAFVLVSIGVLVLRKKRPQSAGGYRVPWVPVLPVLSALLCLYLMLNLTTLTWVRFIAWMALGVAVYMAYGMRHSRLAQANKK; encoded by the coding sequence ATGCAGTGGCTAAAAACCAAAACCATTGAACAGGCGCTGGCCGATTCGGACGAGCCGGGCCGCCAGCTCCAGCGCACGCTGGGTGTTTTTGATCTGATGATTCTGGGTCTGGCCGTGGCCGTGGGCGCAGGCATCTTCTCGGTAGGGGCGCGCGCAGCGGGCAGCTTCGCGGGACCGGCGGTGATCTTTTCCTTTTTGCTGGCAGCCGCGACTTGCGCACTGGCCATCATGTGCTATGCCGAATTCGCCTCTGCCGTGCCCGTAACCGGCAGCGCCTACACCTATACCTATCTCACGCTAGGCGAGGGGCTGGCATGGATCATTGGCTGGAACTTGCTGCTAGAGATGATCTCGGCCGCAGCGGTGCTGGCCAAGTACTGGGGCATTTATCTGTCGGCTGTGTTTTCCACGGCAGGGTTGGATATTTCGCAAACCATTGAGCTGGGCAGCATTTCTCTGAACTGGGGACCGTTCTTTGTGGTGACGGCGTTTACCGCCTTGTTGATTGCGGGCACGCAGGTGTCGGCCAAGGTGAACAATGTGTTCACGATCATCAAACTGGCGATCACCGTGTTTGTAATTGTGGTCGGCTTCACTTATATGAACACCGACAACTTCACGCCTTTCATCCCCGCCGCGCAGCCGCCTGTGGTGGCGCATGGCGTGACGGCTGATATGTGGGGCCAGCCCATGCTGGCTTGGATGTTTGGCGCAGCGCCTAGCCAGTACGGCTGGCTGGGCGTGGTCAGCGGCGCATCGCTGGTGTTCTTTGCGTTCTTGGGCTTTGATGTGGTGGCCACATCGGCAGAAGAAGTGAAAGACCCGCAGCGCACACTGCCACGCGGCATTTTGGGTGGGCTGGCGCTGGTGACGGTGCTTTACATCTTGGTCACGCTAGCGCTGACAGGCATGGTTCCGTACACCGAGTTGGCGAAGGCCGAGAACCCATCGCTGGCCACGGCCTTCGTCGCTGTCGGTGCGGGCTGGGCTGCGCAAGTTATATCGGTAGGCGTGCTCATTGGGATGACGACGGTGGTCATGGTGCTGCTCATGGGTAGCTCTCGCGTGCTGTTGGCTCTGTGCCGCGACGGTCTGCTGCCGCGCAGCTGGGGCGTGACTTCGGCCACGCGCAAGACACCTGTGCGCTTGCAACTGGCGGTGGGTGTGGTCGTGGCTTTGCTGGCGGGCTTTACCAAGGTGGAGTTGCTCGAAGAGATGATCAACATCGGCACTTTGTCGGCCTTTGTGCTGGTCAGCATTGGAGTGTTGGTGCTGCGCAAAAAGCGCCCCCAATCAGCAGGCGGCTACCGCGTGCCATGGGTTCCTGTGCTGCCTGTGCTCTCGGCGCTGCTGTGTCTGTACTTAATGCTGAACCTCACAACGCTGACTTGGGTGCGCTTTATCGCTTGGATGGCACTGGGCGTAGCGGTCTATATGGCTTATGGAATGCGCCATTCACGCTTGGCACAAGCGAATAAAAAGTGA
- a CDS encoding DNA-3-methyladenine glycosylase I gives MSTKIEDKVAPRLPPVPAEDGQHRCTWCLATPDYVHYHDHEWGFPVDSDQRLFEKLCLEGFQSGLSWYTILKKRENFRAAFAGFDFHQVAQFGEADVQRLLQDAGIVRHRGKIEAAINNAQRAIEMVEQEGSLAAFFWRFAPAKPSAGTDIQAQTAESQAMSKELKKRGWKFVGPTTMYALMQAMGMVNDHAPDCVTRVTVEQAREKFRLPR, from the coding sequence ATGAGCACAAAAATCGAAGACAAAGTCGCCCCCCGATTACCCCCTGTGCCAGCCGAAGATGGCCAGCACCGCTGTACTTGGTGCCTAGCCACGCCGGACTATGTGCACTATCACGACCATGAGTGGGGCTTCCCGGTCGATAGCGATCAACGCCTATTTGAAAAGCTTTGTCTGGAAGGCTTTCAGTCCGGCCTGAGCTGGTACACGATACTGAAAAAGCGCGAGAATTTTCGCGCTGCATTTGCGGGTTTTGACTTTCACCAAGTCGCCCAGTTTGGCGAGGCCGATGTGCAGCGCTTGCTGCAGGACGCCGGCATCGTGCGCCACCGGGGCAAGATCGAAGCAGCGATCAACAACGCTCAGCGCGCAATTGAGATGGTTGAGCAAGAAGGCTCTCTGGCTGCCTTCTTCTGGCGCTTTGCACCGGCCAAGCCTTCTGCGGGCACGGATATTCAGGCCCAGACCGCTGAGTCACAAGCCATGTCGAAAGAACTCAAAAAGCGTGGCTGGAAGTTTGTCGGCCCCACCACCATGTATGCGCTGATGCAGGCCATGGGTATGGTCAATGACCATGCTCCAGATTGCGTGACCCGCGTGACGGTGGAGCAGGCTCGGGAAAAATTCCGCCTTCCTCGTTAG
- the hemL gene encoding glutamate-1-semialdehyde 2,1-aminomutase — protein sequence MTQNTDLNLALFERAKGVIPGGVNSPVRAFAAVGGTPRFVKRAQGAYFWDQNDQQFTDYIGSWGPMILGHGHPEVVETVQSAVLEGFSFGAPTEREVVLAEKIRALMPSMDMVRMVSSGTEAGMSALRLARGYTGRNKIIKFNGCYHGHADSLLVKAGSGLATFGASSSAGVPADVAKDTIVLEYNDVAQLEEAFAKIGHEVACVIMEPIAGNMNFVRASVEFTRRISELTKEHGALLIYDEVMTGFRVALGSAQSLYAKDIPGFAPDITVMGKVIGGGMPMAAFGARREIMEKLSPLGPVYQAGTLSGNPIATACGLKTLELISRPGFHADLHLKTGHLMQGLKSEANAAGIPFSIDWQGGLFGFYFLPELPTDYAQVMKTDGKVFNKFFHGMLERGHYFAPALYEAGFVSAAHTDDDIDCTIEAAREVFKTL from the coding sequence ATGACACAAAACACTGACTTGAATCTCGCCTTGTTTGAACGCGCCAAGGGAGTCATCCCCGGCGGCGTCAACTCGCCCGTGCGCGCCTTCGCGGCCGTAGGCGGCACGCCCCGCTTCGTTAAACGCGCTCAAGGTGCTTACTTTTGGGACCAAAACGATCAGCAGTTCACCGACTATATCGGCAGCTGGGGCCCCATGATTTTGGGCCACGGCCACCCCGAAGTGGTCGAGACCGTGCAGTCTGCCGTGCTCGAAGGCTTTAGCTTTGGCGCCCCTACCGAACGTGAAGTGGTACTGGCTGAAAAAATCCGCGCCCTCATGCCCAGCATGGATATGGTTCGCATGGTCAGCTCCGGCACCGAAGCCGGCATGAGCGCCCTGCGCTTGGCCCGTGGCTACACCGGCCGCAACAAGATCATCAAATTCAACGGCTGCTACCACGGCCATGCAGATTCGCTGCTGGTCAAGGCTGGCTCTGGTTTGGCCACCTTTGGCGCCTCGTCTTCGGCTGGCGTTCCTGCCGATGTGGCCAAAGACACCATCGTGCTGGAGTACAACGATGTGGCCCAACTCGAAGAAGCATTCGCCAAAATCGGCCATGAAGTCGCTTGCGTCATCATGGAGCCCATCGCCGGCAATATGAACTTTGTGCGCGCCAGCGTGGAATTCACCCGCCGCATCAGCGAGCTGACCAAAGAGCATGGCGCACTGCTGATTTATGACGAAGTCATGACCGGCTTTCGCGTCGCTTTAGGCAGCGCTCAGAGCCTGTACGCCAAAGATATTCCTGGTTTTGCCCCTGACATTACCGTGATGGGCAAGGTTATTGGTGGCGGCATGCCCATGGCGGCCTTCGGTGCGCGCCGCGAGATCATGGAAAAGCTCTCGCCGCTAGGCCCTGTCTATCAGGCCGGCACGCTGTCGGGAAATCCTATTGCCACGGCTTGCGGCTTGAAGACGCTGGAGCTGATCAGTCGCCCCGGCTTCCACGCCGATCTGCACCTGAAGACCGGCCACCTGATGCAAGGTCTCAAGTCCGAAGCGAATGCTGCGGGCATCCCCTTTAGCATTGACTGGCAAGGCGGGCTGTTTGGCTTTTATTTCCTGCCTGAGCTGCCTACAGACTATGCACAAGTCATGAAGACGGACGGCAAGGTCTTCAATAAGTTCTTCCACGGCATGCTGGAGCGCGGCCATTACTTTGCACCAGCGCTGTATGAAGCCGGCTTTGTCAGCGCGGCGCACACAGACGACGATATTGACTGCACAATTGAAGCTGCGCGCGAAGTGTTCAAGACGCTGTAA
- a CDS encoding bifunctional hydroxymethylpyrimidine kinase/phosphomethylpyrimidine kinase, which yields MAFNPISPPAPRRTSQEEATESAPVCVLSFNSSDPSGASGLSADISTISSVGGHALPITCGTYVRDTARIHEHFSLDDEAVTEQARIVLEDITVTAIKVGFAGSPANLAAIAAISSDYPHIPIISYMPDLSWWEDDKQDQYLDAFKELVLPQTSVLVGNHNTLWRWLLPDWEQSRSPTARDIAMAAEVLEVPYVLVTGIPLPDQFVDNVLTTAQTVLGNSKYELFDTTFTGAGDTLSAAITALLATGNDLGVATLEALEYLDHSLDAGFRPGMGHYLPDRLFWAQPTEDEESEAEPEEGEEDDEIDDEPEMKPIEGFVIPSHDTKH from the coding sequence ATGGCATTCAACCCCATCTCCCCCCCAGCCCCCCGCCGCACCAGCCAGGAAGAAGCGACTGAGTCCGCTCCCGTCTGCGTGCTGTCTTTCAACAGCAGCGATCCCAGTGGAGCCAGCGGCCTGTCTGCAGACATCTCCACGATCTCCTCGGTCGGTGGCCACGCCCTCCCCATCACTTGCGGTACCTACGTCAGAGACACAGCCCGCATTCACGAGCACTTCTCGCTCGACGATGAGGCCGTCACCGAGCAGGCCCGAATCGTGTTGGAAGACATCACTGTCACTGCCATCAAAGTCGGTTTTGCAGGCTCCCCCGCCAACTTGGCAGCGATTGCCGCAATATCCTCTGACTATCCGCACATTCCGATCATTAGCTACATGCCGGACCTGTCTTGGTGGGAGGATGACAAGCAAGATCAGTACCTGGACGCCTTCAAAGAGCTTGTTCTACCCCAAACTTCTGTGTTGGTTGGAAACCACAACACCCTGTGGCGCTGGCTGCTACCAGACTGGGAGCAAAGCCGCTCCCCTACGGCTCGCGACATTGCAATGGCCGCTGAAGTGCTCGAAGTACCCTATGTTTTGGTTACGGGTATACCCTTACCAGACCAATTTGTTGACAACGTTCTGACCACCGCACAGACCGTTTTGGGCAATAGCAAATATGAGTTGTTTGACACCACGTTCACCGGTGCTGGCGATACGCTTTCAGCCGCTATTACAGCCCTGCTGGCAACCGGCAACGACTTAGGCGTTGCAACGCTAGAAGCGCTGGAGTATCTGGATCACAGCCTAGACGCTGGCTTTAGACCCGGCATGGGCCACTACCTGCCCGACCGTCTTTTCTGGGCCCAGCCCACTGAGGACGAAGAGTCAGAGGCTGAGCCTGAAGAAGGCGAAGAAGACGACGAAATCGATGACGAACCAGAGATGAAGCCTATCGAAGGCTTTGTCATCCCCTCTCATGACACAAAACACTGA
- a CDS encoding rubredoxin encodes MCLTCGWLYEESLGSPEHGIAPETRWEDVPMNWTCPECGARKEDFEMVEI; translated from the coding sequence ATGTGTTTGACTTGTGGCTGGCTCTATGAGGAGTCTCTTGGCAGCCCAGAGCATGGTATTGCGCCAGAGACCCGCTGGGAAGATGTACCCATGAACTGGACCTGTCCAGAATGCGGGGCAAGAAAAGAAGATTTTGAAATGGTGGAAATCTGA
- a CDS encoding PleD family two-component system response regulator: protein MTASSAPLRVLVVDDSNTIRRSAEIFLKQGGYEVLLADDGFDALSKVNDYQPQIIFCDILMPKLDGYQTCAIIKRNARFTNTPVVMLSSKDGVFDKARGRMVGCQDYLTKPFTKDQLLQTVQQFGLQAADVGVEE, encoded by the coding sequence ATGACAGCATCTAGCGCGCCCTTGCGCGTCTTGGTGGTGGATGACAGCAACACCATCCGCCGCAGCGCTGAAATTTTCCTCAAGCAAGGTGGCTATGAAGTTTTATTGGCTGACGATGGCTTTGATGCCTTGTCGAAGGTCAACGACTATCAGCCCCAAATTATTTTTTGCGACATTCTGATGCCCAAGCTCGATGGCTATCAGACCTGCGCCATCATCAAGCGCAATGCGCGCTTTACCAATACGCCGGTGGTGATGCTTTCGTCCAAAGACGGTGTCTTCGATAAGGCTCGAGGCCGCATGGTGGGTTGTCAAGACTATCTGACCAAACCGTTTACTAAAGATCAATTGCTGCAAACCGTTCAACAGTTCGGCTTACAGGCGGCAGATGTGGGGGTTGAGGAATGA
- a CDS encoding PleD family two-component system response regulator, producing the protein MTIQKVLIVDDSKTELMALTDILQKQGLLVRTAENGEDAMKRLAEEKPDLILMDVVMPGQNGFQLTRAISRDPLYADVPIIMCTSKNQETDRVWGMRQGARGYITKPVDAAELQAKIAAL; encoded by the coding sequence ATGACAATTCAAAAAGTACTGATCGTTGACGACTCAAAGACAGAGCTGATGGCTTTGACGGATATTTTGCAAAAGCAGGGTCTGCTGGTGCGTACTGCTGAGAATGGCGAAGACGCGATGAAGCGCTTGGCCGAAGAAAAGCCAGACCTGATCCTCATGGATGTGGTGATGCCTGGCCAAAATGGCTTTCAGCTGACTCGCGCTATCTCGCGTGATCCTTTGTATGCCGATGTGCCCATCATCATGTGCACCAGCAAAAATCAAGAAACAGATCGAGTTTGGGGTATGCGACAAGGCGCACGCGGCTACATCACCAAGCCGGTGGATGCAGCTGAGCTGCAAGCCAAGATCGCAGCTCTGTAA